The Janthinobacterium tructae genome contains the following window.
GTGAGCGCACCAGGGGCAGCGCTTCGAAATCCTGCCAGGTGGCCGCGTTGCCCGGATAGTCGAGCATGGTGCCCAGTTCCACCGTGCCCGTGCGCAAGTCGCGCTCGATCGCCTGCGTGCCGCTTTCGTACATTTTCAGTTCGATGCCCGGATAGCGCTGATGGTATTCGGCCAGCCATGGCGCCAGCGTGGAATGCGTCTGCGGCGACACGCCGACGCGCAGCTCCCCCCGCTCCAGATGTTGCAAGTCGCGCAATTCGACCTTCAGTTCCGCGTGCAGGGCCAGCAAGGTATGCGCGCGCGACAGCACCACCTTGCCCGCGTCCGTCAGCGTAAAACGTTTACCGGCGCGGTCCAGCAAGGCCAAGTCCAGCGACTGTTCCAATTGCTGGATCATTTTGCTGACGGTGGGCTGCGTCACGTGCAGCTTGTTTGCCGCGCGCGTAAAACTGGCTTGTTCGACCACTTCGACGAAGTAGCGCAGGGAGCGGATATCCATGATGCATTCCAATATCGAATGATAATGATGAGTTTAAGTCATTTTATCTTTTGATGTGCGGTCACTACAATGAAAACTTCCCCCAGCCGTTTGAAAGCCTGCCGTGAAAGCCTTGCACTGTTCCACCGCTACCCTGCCCTCCATCCCCGTCTGGCGCCAGCCCGCGCAGACCGCATGGCAAGTAGGCGTACTGATCGCCGCCTGGTGGCTGGCCGACGAAGCCGCTTCCGCCCTGCACTTGCCGTTTTCCGGCGGCGTGGTGGGCCTGTTCGTGCTGGTGGCCCTGCTGCTGTCGGGCTGGGTGCGTCCGACCGCCATCGAACTGGGCGCGAACTGGCTGCTGGCCAACATGCTGCTGTTCTTCATTCCGCTGGTGGTGTCCGTGGTGCAATTTACGCAACTGCTGAAGGCGCAAGGTCTGATGCTGTTCGTGAATATCGGCCTCGGCTTTGCCAGCGTGATGCTGGCCACGGCGTTGACGGTGGAATGGGTGTGCCGTTATGAACGCAAGTTGCGTCTGAATAAGCTGCTGCGCCAGCGCACAGCCAGGGCGGCAGCATGAGCACCCTGGTCCTGTCGTTGCTGTTTCTGCTGCTGACCCTGGTCTTGTTCTACGCCAACCAGGCCGTGCACCGCCGCCATCCGCACTTCTTGCTCACGCCCGCCATCTGCACCTCGGCGATACTGATCGTCATCGTGCAGGCGACCTCGACGCCGTTCGCCACGTATTTCGGCGAGACGCGCTGGCTGCCTTGGCTGCTGGGGCCGGCCACCATCGCCTTCGCCCTGCCCATCTTCCAGGAGCGCAAGCTGATCCGCAAGCACTGGCTGGCCTTGTCGCTGGGCAGTTGCGCCGGCATCGTCGCCTCCGTGGCCGCCACCCTGCTGCTGGACCGGATATTTGGCGTGCACGGCGACATGGCGCGCAGCCTGTTGGCGCGCTCCGTCTCGACGCCGTTCGCGCTGGAAGCGTCGCGCCACATGGGCGGCTCGGCCCAGCTGACGGGCATCTTCGTGGTGATGACGGGCTTGTTCGGCCTGATGCTCGGTAAACCGCTATTAAAACTGCTGCCCTTGCGCATGCGCATCGCCCGTGGCGCCCCGTATGGCGCGGCCGCGCACGGTTTTGGCTTGTCCGTGGCGCGCCGCGTAGGCACGGAAGAAGGCGCCGTGGCCAGCCTGACGATGATTTTTTCCGGCGTCGTGACGGT
Protein-coding sequences here:
- a CDS encoding LysR family transcriptional regulator, whose protein sequence is MDIRSLRYFVEVVEQASFTRAANKLHVTQPTVSKMIQQLEQSLDLALLDRAGKRFTLTDAGKVVLSRAHTLLALHAELKVELRDLQHLERGELRVGVSPQTHSTLAPWLAEYHQRYPGIELKMYESGTQAIERDLRTGTVELGTMLDYPGNAATWQDFEALPLVRSPLCLLAAPGSPWQGRSSVALAELAESPFIFYGAAFALNDIVLDACQRAGFAPRITGRSGQWDFIASLVRLGVGICLLPKMYCDTLNAAQFAVIPLAGPPVEWNLMLAWRRGGRLSFAARAWLDLVRARMADAARLQ
- a CDS encoding CidA/LrgA family protein, with product MKALHCSTATLPSIPVWRQPAQTAWQVGVLIAAWWLADEAASALHLPFSGGVVGLFVLVALLLSGWVRPTAIELGANWLLANMLLFFIPLVVSVVQFTQLLKAQGLMLFVNIGLGFASVMLATALTVEWVCRYERKLRLNKLLRQRTARAAA
- a CDS encoding LrgB family protein, which encodes MSTLVLSLLFLLLTLVLFYANQAVHRRHPHFLLTPAICTSAILIVIVQATSTPFATYFGETRWLPWLLGPATIAFALPIFQERKLIRKHWLALSLGSCAGIVASVAATLLLDRIFGVHGDMARSLLARSVSTPFALEASRHMGGSAQLTGIFVVMTGLFGLMLGKPLLKLLPLRMRIARGAPYGAAAHGFGLSVARRVGTEEGAVASLTMIFSGVVTVLLAPLLGHLLG